A section of the Ictalurus punctatus breed USDA103 chromosome 8, Coco_2.0, whole genome shotgun sequence genome encodes:
- the gpr151 gene encoding G-protein coupled receptor 151 has product MDKLQDGNVSVPNGTLNRRSFLEKGAYQHLQQGDLKVLVPVGLGVISVLGFIANATAVGVLVGNARKSKLSLINALILNLLLADGLLLAFAVPFKATAYSREGWTLGLVVCKTCDWFVHSCMAAKSLTVAIMANACYRYVSNPTKQVTIRLKTIVVVLLFTWLLACALPLPHWLFMSLQKEDGAERLLCVFEVPPEARKFMSFYVKAYPLVAFCAPLSLALLYFWRAYGRSQRRCSKTQNLRAQIRTRKLTLMLFGLTVAMATMWLPQWVAWVWMRHAEDSDGPVPPVLFAVAAQCVMFAISLANPLIVLALSEEFREGYKGLWRRLTLRKHAPKQQPKPGPHAPTAPRSPTPRPEAFAHLPPRITDESRPDKQQEEQQQQQEEEESSGNVNKDGIVLPDVEQFWHERESGSMSHENDPIPWEHQDPKEGKQ; this is encoded by the coding sequence ATGGACAAACTACAGGACGGGAATGTCAGCGTGCCTAACGGCACCTTGAACAGACGCTCGTTTCTGGAGAAAGGCGCGTATCAGCACCTGCAGCAGGGCGACCTGAAGGTGCTGGTGCCGGTTGGGCTGGGCGTCATCTCCGTGCTCGGCTTCATTGCAAACGCCACCGCGGTGGGAGTGCTGGTGGGCAACGCGCGCAAAAGCAAGCTCTCTCTGATCAACGCGCTCATCCTCAACCTCCTGCTGGCTGACGGGCTGCTGCTGGCTTTCGCCGTGCCGTTTAAAGCCACGGCGTACTCCCGCGAAGGCTGGACTCTGGGCTTAGTCGTGTGCAAAACGTGCGACTGGTTCGTGCATTCCTGCATGGCGGCGAAGAGCCTCACGGTGGCCATCATGGCGAATGCATGCTACAGGTATGTGAGCAACCCGACCAAGCAAGTCACGATCCGCCTCAAGACCATCGTGGTGGTTCTCCTCTTCACGTGGCTGTTGGCCTGCGCCCTCCCTCTGCCGCACTGGCTCTTCATGTCGCTGCAGAAGGAAGACGGTGCAGAAAGACTGCTGTGCGTGTTCGAGGTGCCACCAGAAGCACGCAAGTTTATGTCCTTTTATGTGAAGGCGTACCCTCTGGTGGCCTTTTGCGCACCGCTTAGCCTCGCGCTGCTTTACTTCTGGCGCGCGTACGGCCGATCCCAACGCCGCTGCAGCAAGACGCAGAACCTGCGAGCACAGATCCGGACGCGCAAGCTCACCCTGATGCTGTTCGGCCTGACCGTGGCTATGGCCACCATGTGGCTGCCTCAGTGGGTAGCGTGGGTGTGGATGAGACACGCAGAAGACAGCGACGGCCCAGTGCCTCCTGTGCTCTTCGCTGTGGCCGCACAGTGCGTCATGTTTGCCATCTCGCTAGCCAACCCGCTCATAGTGCTCGCGCTGTCCGAGGAGTTCCGCGAGGGCTACAAGGGCCTGTGGCGGCGTCTCACGCTGCGCAAACACGCTCCCAAGCAGCAACCGAAACCCGGGCCGCACGCGCCCACTGCGCCCAGGTCACCCACCCCGCGACCCGAGGCTTTCGCACACCTTCCTCCGAGGATTACCGACGAGTCCCGACCCGACAAGCAGCaggaggagcagcagcagcagcaggaggaggaggaaagttCCGGTAACGTCAATAAAGATGGCATAGTGCTGCCTGATGTGGAGCAGTTCTGGCACGAGCGCGAGAGTGGCTCCATGTCTCACGAGAACGACCCCATACCCTGGGAGCATCAGGACCCCAAAGAGGGCAAGCAGTAG